The following DNA comes from Sander lucioperca isolate FBNREF2018 chromosome 2, SLUC_FBN_1.2, whole genome shotgun sequence.
CAGAGAGGGCGGCGTTGTGCTCCATGTTCCTCCTCTCGTGGGCGTCGGCCTCCTGCTGGGCGTCTCTGAGCTGCTGCTCCGTCCTCCTCAGTCTGTCGGGCAGCGTCTCCAGCTCTCTGAGCCGGCCCAGCAGCTCCCTCCTCACCTGCTCCGTCTCCCTCTCCAGGCTCACCTTCACCTCCCGCGCCTCCTTCTGTGTCATCTCCAGCTTCAGGCAGCACTCCTCCGATTCCAGACGAACCTGCTGGACCTGCACAGAGAAGTAGGACGTCACAACTTCACAGTGAACTTCAACACTTTCTGGTATCTGAAGAGTTTCCATGAGATTAGATCGTATGTGTTCTTTATGTGATTgaggttaaaggaacacgccgacttattgggactttagcttattcagcgtatcccccagagttagataagtccatacatacactTCTCATCTCAGTGCGTGTcagagtgattagcgcaacacctgaaaagcaccgttgttactctctgctcctcaccacggggcttctcaagtgctgcgagcaaatcactccgcccaagtagcagtgctttgccttctgagaatagttcccagtatgtatacggttagaagatggctgtgtctgaAAATCATCatctgacagtcatattggactggtccaacatgaataaataaataaataaataaggaccatgtctacagaacaggacatgttttactggttgtacagtataaaataaataaataaataaatagaacaggacattacttttctttcgcttctctgattcgttccgttttgttgtctctatctatttcttcacttacactgtcactctgtccaaatatgcacacacgtcacatggtacgctccatagggtttgtcaagtagtggccccgtgcgctgatgtgcactaacatgtgtaagtggcacggtaactggccaatgaaacatgatcattctaacgtttcaagcgggctctaaatcaaacacaactaagccacacagccaacggacgggacgcagcgctccacaaaataaactaaatattgcatatattattgcgacactttcgatatatatTATTGCAaaacgtgatattgcgataacgatattaagTCGatatatatcttgcacccctagatataatattgcgcaacgtgatattgcgataatgatattgagtcgatatatcttgcacccctagtgAATAAGcttaagtcccaataagtcggcgtgttcctttaacatttGTTGCAACAGAAAATGTGTCACAAGTATAATCAATTCCCAAACATCATACATCCACTTTGCAAGCACACAGtgttggaagaagtattcagatcctttacttaagtaaaggtgtgaaaatactccacttcaagtaaaagtccttcattcaaaaccttacttaagtaaaaatagccttaagtattatcagctaaatgtacCTTCTTCTTGTATTTATCTATTAGGTTTTCGTGCTTTTTTAATGACGATTTCAGCCGACGGGCTTCAGACTGCAGACCGCTGAGCTTCTCTTCAGATGATGTCAACTGACCCTAAATATGACACAGAAATTGTGGAACAGTAGAAGAAGAAGTTGTCAAAAGggagaaaacacatttttacaataGTTTAAGTGATGATGATTCAggattcatttatttatcataATAGATTTGAAGTACTCAAATCTGCGGTAGATCTTTCTGAAGGTACCGTGAGTCTTTGGTTGTCCAGCTTGATGGAGGCGTTCTCAGCGCTGAGACGATGAAGCTGATCCCTGAGCTGCTCCCTCTCCGCCAGACTCCTCTCCTCCGCTGCATGTCGCTGAGAGTTCAGCTCCGTCAGCTCACTGGGATGGAAGCACATACATGAAGCTTGTGTCAGGTTGTCATCACAGTCCCCATAGTTATATATTTTCCAAATTCATAAAGAATATACCTTCATGTCACTTTTTCTAGACTGTTTAACGGAAAACTTTTTAAATGCGATGACATTGAAAATCACAGTAACTTTCCCACTACTGCACAGGGCTTGACGTTAAGCTTTTTTCTGCCACTTGCCCTTTGTCTGAGATGACTTGTCTGGAAAAAGTAGGcctattaaaaaataaatacaatcaaCAGGGATTTTGACAATTATTGTAATTTATTAACgttcaaaacatacaattaacaGACAGCTGGACCGATTCTAAATTATTTCCTCAATTACTGGAGGAACTGGCTTTTAGCCTTTATCTATCCGTAGTCGTGGCAATTTTATCGTTgctatcttatttattatttcttgtattttcggtatgtgtgtgagtatgtccTTGTAACAGAGACATTTTCCAATTTtggattaataaagtccattgatcaatcaatctatctatctatctatctatctatctatctatctatctgaggTGTGAACCTTCACTGATCTCccaattcgattacgattatcatgtctttgattcgatatctcgatgcatctcgatgcgtcaaatacatttttctattaaagccatataggatatttaattcatagcttttcaagcttcaacaacaaaacattctgcagtgctctaatactaaataaactggatacataaaactacagcactgagcacatggcacttcctgaattgtgcaaaacataacagaatatgtaaacagaaaggttgtcaggcctacattaaattgtaacaaaagtaatcgattatggcccggccgattatcgatgcagcatcgtccatgtccacgattcgatgcatcgattatttgattaatttcaacacctctactatctatctatctatccagaATGACGGCATATTATGTGGCGAATGAGGGGCTGTCTTTTTTAACCACTTCATGACTAATAAAatgaagtatatatatatattataaagtaTGAACTTGTGAGGTTGCTGTACCTAGTACATTTTCCAACTAGCCACTGTCAGCTCAACAAGCAGCTATAGCTGATATAAActcagaaaatgtcaaaaaaggaaatattcttcagaatcagaatcagactTAACCATCGTACACCCATTTTCACacccatactgagaaatacagagagagttgtgtggagctgatagtcttaatttgctttgtagcaactcatttggcaatggcttgaatgtaacggacgttcattaatatcaaaaagttacgcactaaagctttaagaaaaaaatgtaataaattattGCATGCATTTTCTCCTAACTCGATAATAAACTGGTGCAGAGGCAGCATTATATTAGATTTTTCTTACATCATAATtttgtataaaaacaaaatctaaATGATATCATGAAAAAGCCTCCAAAAATCCACTCAATGTGTTTTGGGCCTAACTGCTGTGCACCTCATGATGTTTTACAGAAActactgtaagtgtgtgtgtctcacatgTACTCACAGTTTGAGAGCAGAAATGTCCTCTTCCAGCTGCGCTTTAGCGCCTGCCTCTTTAGAGTGGCGGAAGCACCAGTCACTGGATGTGGAGAGAGCTTGAGCCAACTGGGATTCCTTGAACAAAATAACACCTTGTCTAATCATTATTTAGCCTTTTCAAGTTATTTCACACCTGGAACACACTTAGGAAATGTTGCTGAGACTCCTGACAAAAGCAGGTATGACTCGCAAGAAAAGATTCACAGTAAAGTCAAACTCAACAAGTGAGAAAAAGCATTTAAAGTGAAGATAGGCTACAGCAGCCTGCCCTCGCCTTAGaatttggtgtttgtgtgtttcactGGAATATTGCTACTGAACCAAGAGGCTGGCTGAACTTGCTTTGAACTTGATTTGCATAAAAGCTTTTGATCAGACAAGACACCGCCACCAGTGAGAAAACTCATTTATATGCAGGATACAGAACGGAACAGAAACCACTGGGGATCATCCTAAGGAACTGGGACTTTGTAGAAAGACATGTTGCTTTGTGCACCTCCAACTTATAGGACTCATCTCTGCCCACCACTCTGATGTTCTGTGTTTTTCGGACATTGTGGTGTGGATCTGTGATACCTCGGGATACTGACCTTCTCCTGCAGTTTTGCCGCGAGCTGCCTGGCGGACTCTTCGGCTCGCTCGGCCTGCTGGGTAAGCAGGGCCAGGGCCTCCTGGTCTTGCCGCCCCTgctcttcctccttctcctccctccaCTGCCTCAGAGTCTGCAGCTCCTTCTGTAGAGCCTGcagctcctgctgctgctgctcgtgGCTCTGCTGCATCTtctgctccacacacacacacacacacacacacacacacacacacacacacacacacacacacacaaataaataaataaataaatacatttactcaagtactgtactttagcACAGAttttaggtacttgtacttgagtattttctttaATGCCACTTTCTAGTTCTGCTCTGcgtcatttcagagggaaatattggaATTTTTACTTCACTAATTACTTGACAGCTTAAGTTACTTTACAAGGAGGAAATCCAGTGGCGCTGTGTCTGTGGCTGCCTGTCGGAACAGCTATAGGTACTTATCGTTtttattgtgttgtattttaatgtattgtaatgtattatTAGTAGTGTTTTATGTTGTACCTTAATTTCCCCAcggggataaataaagttaactaactaactaactacaaattaagatttttgcacaaaaAACATACAGAGCTTCAAAAATATGACTCTAGGTCATCAGAGTCATGTCTTCTGCAAATCTGTGCTACTAACCCTTCAAGACTAAGGGAATGAGTGTTTTCTAATTAGAGCAGAGAAATATGACCAAAGTATAAAATCATCGTCAAATAGAAAATATCATTACGGTATCATTCAGCTGGATACTCATTTATTGACACTGATTGGTCATGTAGATAGCAAAAGAACAAAGTTTTTATCCCTcagaattagggctgggcgatatggagaaaatcagatatcttgatattcttgtcctaatacctcaatgtcgatattgtggcgatattatagggttgacaattggtgctttaaaaaaatatcttcacaatgagatttaagataaataatcttcagtaatgtggatataatgactaagtggggaaaggtaaaaataatagaagagctagaaacagtctggtaagttcagaaaagtacatcactttactgtaatgtagcctctaaaaccaggaaaagacaacacttaagccaTTTACGTTATTACAattttcaaaatctaagacgatatctagtctcatatcacgatatcgatataatatcaatatattgcccagccctactcagaattgtcagtgtgtgttggaCCGATGAAAACAACTGGTCCACATATGACAGTTCAAGTGTGTGTTTTATCTTCACAGACCTGAATCTGAGCAGCCAGGCGGACCTTTTCAGCTTCTGCTCTGTTCAACTCAGATTCCAGATGGCCGTGGGTCGACTGCAGGACTCTTGAAAGCTCCTCCGTCGTCTTCGCGTTGTCCTGCCATGacagagagaagcagagggTGAGGGCGAGTTTCTACTTGTGAACACATGAACCGTAAAAAAAGTGTCTAAAAGATACCAACCTTTTTCTACCGAGCTATGACAGAATACTGTACTTTTTCGTGAACCAGCACAAATCTAATGGTAAGTTTCAAACCTTTTCGAAGTCCAAACACTCAGCGAGCTTAGACGCCTCTTTCTCCTTGTTGGCGAGTTTGGCCATTAGTCGCTGtaagagaagaagaaacatcTCCTCAGGTGTCTGGTGGCTGATGATAACGTACAGCACTGCATGTGACCGGGTGATCATTTCTCACAATGTTCTCTGCTTCACTGTCAGTCAATCTCTTCTTTAAGGCATCTTTCTGTTCTGACCACACCAATGATTCTCTCTGTAGatacaacaacacacagcaTGCAAATCATAGTCAGACGAGAATTATTGACATTTGACTCTCCTTGAATTTTTCTTCTACTTCCTGTACCTCATATTCACTCCGCTCTCTGAGGAGCTCTCGAAGGCTGCGATTCGTGTTGTCAAACATCTCGATCTTCTCTAGCAACAACTCCTGCTGCCGTCCCAGTGAAGATGTGTGTAATTTCGATAGCCGCTTGtcctcagaatcagaatcagaatcagaaatactttaataatcccagggggaaattatttaaaaagtgtcctaaaaagtaaaataaatgaacaaatagAAACACGATCATGTACAGCTAAATGAGTCCTCCTCCATTCATTCAATTCTCCCTTCATCTAGCCTTCTAGATTTACCTTAGCGAGGCTGTCGACAGTTTCCTTCAGAGCTGTCAGCTGATTAGTTACTGCTACGCCGTCGATTTCTGCTTCTACAAGCGCCCTCAGgagtatgtctgtctctctgtgttgacCGCTAGAATCCGACCTGTAAACAGGAGGGGGGAACAAATTGAACTGAattaagataagcctttatggATCCCCAGAGAGGAAATTCAGTTGTTGTGCATATAaatatggaaataaaaaaatgaaatattagTAGGAGGTACTGTATACAAAACTAGAATAACAATAGAAGTAAAAAATAGAAACTATAGAAGATCGATTACAGACAAAGTTGTGAGGTAAAGTAATGTAAACAGCGTACCcagaataatatataatgtGATCATAGgcctgcattttattttgtgagGTTAAGGTGCAGCAGAAAGGCATCTCATCCATAAAAAAGTCGCCATTTCGTCAACATTCATGACGATGAGTGTAAACCCACTGTAACTTGTTAAATTTACCAAATTTTTttctggtctttttttt
Coding sequences within:
- the LOC116054472 gene encoding outer dense fiber protein 2-like isoform X2 translates to MRGNGGRPKVRTPWIPPGRLSCRRDRSRLEHRSERGFGQQRDEEEQEEELAAVSKNLSFLLREQESIRHLKKSDSSGQHRETDILLRALVEAEIDGVAVTNQLTALKETVDSLAKDKRLSKLHTSSLGRQQELLLEKIEMFDNTNRSLRELLRERSEYERESLVWSEQKDALKKRLTDSEAENIRLMAKLANKEKEASKLAECLDFEKDNAKTTEELSRVLQSTHGHLESELNRAEAEKVRLAAQIQKMQQSHEQQQQELQALQKELQTLRQWREEKEEEQGRQDQEALALLTQQAERAEESARQLAAKLQEKESQLAQALSTSSDWCFRHSKEAGAKAQLEEDISALKLELTELNSQRHAAEERSLAEREQLRDQLHRLSAENASIKLDNQRLTGQLTSSEEKLSGLQSEARRLKSSLKKHENLIDKYKKKVQQVRLESEECCLKLEMTQKEAREVKVSLERETEQVRRELLGRLRELETLPDRLRRTEQQLRDAQQEADAHERRNMEHNAALSEVRHKVEQQGTQLETFQQRNLLLQEENNVLKEKIHNFERRLEDVKVENKEMSQALPLKDASIRSIQQQLEEKTRECSVLSRQLQQTLDDAHRQVDTSMQRVLAKERASQSKALDLQSQLSRAKTEQSQLQRSKEEMERRFQSQLQNMKDRLEQSDSTNRSLQNYIHFLKTSYGNVFGDSLLAS
- the LOC116054472 gene encoding outer dense fiber protein 2-like isoform X1 — protein: MKTRDSPPPPVHVHVPETTPVHVHMRRSPSQTPQNRAKDAQMRGNGGRPKVRTPWIPPGRLSCRRDRSRLEHRSERGFGQQRDEEEQEEELAAVSKNLSFLLREQESIRHLKKSDSSGQHRETDILLRALVEAEIDGVAVTNQLTALKETVDSLAKDKRLSKLHTSSLGRQQELLLEKIEMFDNTNRSLRELLRERSEYERESLVWSEQKDALKKRLTDSEAENIRLMAKLANKEKEASKLAECLDFEKDNAKTTEELSRVLQSTHGHLESELNRAEAEKVRLAAQIQKMQQSHEQQQQELQALQKELQTLRQWREEKEEEQGRQDQEALALLTQQAERAEESARQLAAKLQEKESQLAQALSTSSDWCFRHSKEAGAKAQLEEDISALKLELTELNSQRHAAEERSLAEREQLRDQLHRLSAENASIKLDNQRLTGQLTSSEEKLSGLQSEARRLKSSLKKHENLIDKYKKKVQQVRLESEECCLKLEMTQKEAREVKVSLERETEQVRRELLGRLRELETLPDRLRRTEQQLRDAQQEADAHERRNMEHNAALSEVRHKVEQQGTQLETFQQRNLLLQEENNVLKEKIHNFERRLEDVKVENKEMSQALPLKDASIRSIQQQLEEKTRECSVLSRQLQQTLDDAHRQVDTSMQRVLAKERASQSKALDLQSQLSRAKTEQSQLQRSKEEMERRFQSQLQNMKDRLEQSDSTNRSLQNYIHFLKTSYGNVFGDSLLAS